From the Selenomonas timonae genome, one window contains:
- a CDS encoding replication-associated recombination protein A — MDGQGGLFERAAYQPLAERLRPQTLEEFVGQEHLLGKGKILRRLIESDHITSMIFWGPPGVGKTTLARIIAARTQAKFINFSAVTSGIKDIRTVMQEADRRRIYGERIIVFVDEIHRFNKAQQDAFLPFVEKGSIVLIGATTENPSFEINSALLSRCRVFVLQGLTMDDIARLLRHALSAERGLRDLHVHLSEEGLAAVAAFANGDARSALSTLEMLVMNADERDGEIYVTEENLAQCISRKSLLYDKSGEEHYNLISALHKSMRNSDPDAAVYWLARMLEAGEDPLYVARRVTRFAAEDVGLADPRALEIAVAAYQACHYIGFPECNVHLTEAVIYLSLAPKSNAMETAYLAAAADARTMLAEPVPLVIRNAPTKLMKELDYGKGYQYAHDTEEHITNMQCLPDALVGKAYYHPTEQGMEGRFRERLDWIKNWKKNHPPRNKSDK; from the coding sequence ATGGATGGGCAGGGCGGTCTCTTTGAGCGCGCCGCATACCAACCGCTTGCCGAGCGTCTGCGTCCGCAGACACTCGAAGAATTCGTCGGGCAGGAACACCTCCTCGGCAAGGGGAAAATACTGCGCCGCCTCATCGAGAGCGACCATATCACCTCCATGATCTTCTGGGGGCCGCCCGGCGTTGGCAAGACGACGCTTGCCCGCATCATCGCCGCTCGGACGCAGGCGAAATTCATCAACTTCTCTGCCGTGACGAGCGGTATCAAGGACATCCGCACAGTCATGCAGGAGGCGGATCGCCGCCGCATCTACGGGGAGCGCATCATCGTCTTTGTCGATGAGATCCATCGCTTCAACAAGGCACAACAGGATGCATTTCTCCCGTTTGTGGAGAAGGGGAGCATCGTCCTGATAGGGGCGACAACAGAGAATCCCTCGTTCGAGATCAACAGTGCTCTCCTGTCGCGCTGTCGCGTCTTTGTCCTGCAAGGTCTGACGATGGATGACATCGCGCGCCTCCTCCGTCACGCCCTCTCCGCGGAGCGCGGGCTGCGCGATCTGCACGTCCATCTATCAGAGGAAGGTCTCGCGGCTGTTGCTGCCTTTGCAAACGGCGATGCACGGAGTGCGCTCTCGACGCTTGAGATGCTCGTGATGAATGCGGATGAGCGGGACGGCGAGATCTATGTGACCGAGGAGAACCTCGCACAGTGCATTTCGCGGAAATCCCTCCTCTACGATAAGAGCGGGGAGGAGCATTACAACCTTATCTCCGCCCTGCACAAGTCCATGCGCAACTCCGATCCGGATGCAGCCGTCTACTGGCTCGCGCGCATGCTCGAGGCGGGGGAGGATCCGCTCTACGTCGCACGGCGCGTGACGCGCTTTGCCGCAGAGGACGTGGGGCTTGCCGATCCACGCGCACTCGAGATCGCTGTTGCAGCCTATCAGGCGTGCCACTACATCGGTTTTCCCGAGTGCAACGTCCATCTGACGGAGGCTGTCATCTACCTCTCGCTCGCGCCGAAATCGAACGCGATGGAAACAGCGTATCTCGCCGCCGCCGCAGACGCGCGTACAATGCTCGCAGAGCCTGTACCGCTCGTTATTCGGAATGCGCCGACCAAGCTCATGAAGGAGCTCGACTATGGCAAGGGCTATCAGTACGCACATGACACGGAGGAGCATATTACGAATATGCAGTGCCTGCCGGATGCGCTCGTCGGAAAGGCCTACTATCATCCGACGGAGCAGGGGATGGAGGGGCGCTTTCGCGAGCGGTTGGATTGGATCAAAAACTGGAAGAAAAATCATCCACCAAGAAACAAATCGGATAAATAA
- the speD gene encoding adenosylmethionine decarboxylase — protein MDGKLKLYGFNNLTKALSFNIYDICYAKSAREQRDYIKYIDEQYNSDRLTKILSQVTDMIGARILNIAKQDYDPQGASVTMLIAEEAAVVSGSKKPVNAKEPVPETILAHLDKSHVTVHTYPEFHPDTSIATFRVDIDVATCGEITPLQTLDYLISQFDSDIITMDYRVRGFTRDLQGRKLFVDSKMTSIQEFIKQETLDEYDAVDINLYQASLFHTRMLIKEPQLQNYLFNTDVDEIPPKTRLLISTSLRREMIEIFSGRNVY, from the coding sequence TTGGATGGGAAGCTGAAATTATACGGGTTTAACAACCTCACCAAGGCGTTGAGCTTCAATATCTATGATATTTGCTATGCGAAATCTGCGCGTGAACAGCGGGATTATATCAAATACATTGACGAGCAATATAACTCCGATCGTCTCACGAAGATTCTATCGCAGGTCACAGATATGATCGGCGCACGGATTCTCAACATTGCCAAGCAGGACTACGATCCGCAGGGGGCAAGCGTCACGATGCTGATTGCAGAGGAGGCAGCCGTTGTCTCCGGCAGCAAGAAGCCCGTGAATGCAAAGGAGCCTGTGCCGGAGACCATCCTTGCACATCTCGACAAGAGTCATGTGACGGTGCACACCTATCCCGAGTTCCATCCCGACACCAGTATTGCTACCTTTCGCGTGGATATCGATGTGGCGACCTGCGGGGAGATCACGCCGCTGCAAACGCTCGACTATCTCATCAGTCAGTTCGACTCGGATATCATTACGATGGATTACCGTGTGCGCGGCTTTACGCGTGATCTGCAGGGGCGCAAGCTCTTTGTGGACAGCAAGATGACCTCCATTCAGGAGTTTATCAAGCAGGAGACGCTCGACGAGTACGACGCCGTGGATATCAACCTCTATCAGGCAAGCCTGTTTCACACGCGCATGCTCATCAAGGAGCCGCAGCTGCAGAACTATCTCTTCAATACGGATGTCGATGAGATTCCGCCGAAGACACGCCTGCTCATCAGCACGAGTCTGCGCCGTGAGATGATCGAGATCTTCAGCGGTCGGAATGTCTATTGA
- a CDS encoding helix-hairpin-helix domain-containing protein, whose product MPMFKKSLLILLVLALAVLGGTMYGYYREQQTIALDPAVIEQAEAKRTVTVYVCGEVKKPGLVTLTEGQRVADAVNAVGGVIETADIDHINMAALLEDGMQVRVPLRIGGAEERSKSAGTGKNAEGQINLNTATEKELQELPGIGPAMSARIIEYREEHGDFQNIEDVKQVRGIGNAKFEKLKDKVTI is encoded by the coding sequence ATGCCCATGTTCAAGAAGTCTCTCCTCATTCTCCTTGTTCTCGCACTTGCGGTACTTGGGGGAACAATGTACGGATACTATCGGGAGCAGCAGACAATAGCCCTCGATCCGGCGGTGATCGAGCAGGCCGAGGCAAAGCGCACCGTCACCGTATATGTGTGCGGTGAGGTAAAAAAGCCGGGTCTGGTGACACTGACCGAGGGACAGCGCGTTGCCGACGCCGTGAATGCGGTCGGCGGCGTGATCGAGACGGCAGACATCGACCACATCAATATGGCTGCGCTCTTGGAGGACGGCATGCAGGTGCGCGTTCCACTGCGCATCGGGGGCGCGGAGGAGCGTTCCAAATCCGCAGGTACAGGAAAAAATGCAGAGGGGCAGATCAATCTCAATACGGCGACGGAAAAGGAGCTGCAGGAACTCCCCGGCATCGGTCCCGCCATGTCCGCACGCATCATCGAATATCGTGAGGAGCACGGCGACTTTCAAAATATCGAAGATGTAAAGCAGGTGCGCGGCATTGGCAATGCCAAATTTGAAAAGCTGAAAGATAAGGTAACGATATGA